From the genome of Geminocystis herdmanii PCC 6308, one region includes:
- a CDS encoding Gfo/Idh/MocA family protein: MKNQRLSSGNLPVQRSYSHPLKMGVIGVGNMGQHHTRVLSLLKDVELVGIADVNVERGLDIASKYRVHFFENYLEMLPNVDAVCIAAPTRLHHQVGLECLNAGVHVLIEKPIAASITEAESLVNAAASTNCILQVGHIERFNPAFQELSKVLKTENLLALEAHRMSPYADRANDVSVVLDLMIHDLDLLLELAGSPVTKLSATGSRAGESQYLDYVTATLNFANGIVATVTASKVTHRKIRRIVAHCNTSLTEADFLNNEILIHRQTTANYTTDYGQILYRQDGLIEKVYTSNIEPLHAELEHFVSCVRGGNQPSVGGEQALKALKLASYIEQLALDGTVWQNCPIDLQQLNGVNI; this comes from the coding sequence ATGAAAAATCAAAGATTATCGTCTGGAAATTTGCCAGTACAACGAAGCTATAGTCATCCTTTAAAAATGGGGGTGATTGGAGTGGGCAACATGGGACAACATCATACAAGAGTACTAAGTTTACTTAAAGATGTGGAATTAGTGGGGATTGCCGATGTTAATGTGGAAAGAGGTTTAGACATTGCTAGTAAATATCGAGTTCATTTTTTTGAGAACTACTTAGAAATGTTACCAAATGTTGATGCAGTGTGTATCGCCGCCCCTACGAGACTTCATCATCAAGTCGGTTTAGAGTGTCTTAACGCTGGAGTTCATGTTTTAATTGAAAAACCGATCGCAGCTAGTATCACCGAAGCAGAATCTTTAGTTAATGCCGCCGCTTCTACTAACTGTATCTTGCAAGTAGGACATATTGAAAGATTTAATCCTGCCTTTCAGGAATTAAGTAAAGTTTTAAAAACAGAGAATTTATTAGCATTAGAAGCTCATCGTATGAGCCCCTATGCCGATCGAGCTAATGATGTATCTGTGGTGTTAGACTTAATGATCCATGACTTAGATTTACTGCTAGAATTGGCAGGATCACCCGTTACTAAGTTAAGCGCTACAGGAAGCCGTGCTGGGGAATCTCAATATTTAGACTACGTTACCGCAACCTTAAACTTTGCTAATGGGATTGTTGCCACCGTTACCGCCAGTAAAGTAACCCATCGTAAAATTCGCCGTATAGTTGCCCATTGCAATACAAGTTTAACCGAAGCGGATTTTCTCAACAACGAAATTTTGATCCATCGTCAAACTACCGCTAATTATACTACCGATTACGGTCAAATTTTGTATCGTCAAGACGGCTTAATTGAAAAAGTTTACACTAGCAATATTGAGCCTTTACACGCAGAATTAGAGCATTTTGTTAGTTGTGTCAGAGGAGGAAATCAACCTTCCGTTGGGGGAGAACAAGCCTTAAAAGCGTTAAAATTAGCTAGTTATATAGAACAATTAGCCTTAGATGGCACTGTGTGGCAAAATTGTCCCATCGATTTACAACAACTCAACGGAGTTAATATTTAG
- a CDS encoding response regulator: protein MYKILLVEDNEMNRDMLSRRLKRKGYDIILAVDGGEGVEKAMSEKPDLILMDMSLPVMDGWSATTHLKQQQETKSTPIIALTAHAMQGDYEKALAAGCDDYDTKPIELPRLLAKIESFLS from the coding sequence ATGTATAAAATTCTTTTAGTAGAAGATAATGAAATGAATCGAGATATGCTTTCTCGTCGTTTAAAACGTAAAGGTTATGACATTATTCTTGCGGTGGATGGTGGTGAAGGTGTGGAAAAAGCGATGTCGGAAAAACCTGATTTAATTTTAATGGATATGAGTTTACCCGTGATGGATGGTTGGAGTGCCACAACTCACTTAAAACAACAGCAGGAAACAAAATCGACTCCCATTATTGCTTTAACTGCCCATGCTATGCAAGGAGACTATGAAAAAGCCTTAGCGGCAGGATGTGATGATTATGATACTAAACCGATCGAACTACCAAGATTATTGGCTAAAATTGAATCTTTTTTAAGTTAA